A region of the Pseudarthrobacter sp. MM222 genome:
CGGAACGCGCTGCACGCGGTGCACGCCGCCTTCGAACTTAAGCCGCGCGTAGACGCCTTCGGCGGGGTCGTTCGAGCTGCCCTTGATGGCCACCTGCACGTCCTTGTACCCGCCGAGGTCCGACTCGTTGGCCGAGATCATCTCGGTCTTCCAGCCGCGGGATTCGGCATAGCGGGTGTACATCCGCAGCAGGTCCGCGGCAAACAGGGCCGCCTCGTCGCCGCCCTCACCGCCCTTGACCTCGAGGATCACGTTGCGGGCATCGTCCGGGTCCCGCGGGATCAGCAGCCGGCGCAGCTTTGCCGCGGCCGTTTCCAGCGCCGCCTCAAGCTCCGGCACCTCCGCGGCAAACTCCGGATCTTCCCCCGCCATCTCCCGGGCCGCCGCCAGGTCATCCTCGATGCCATGCCAGGCATGGTAGGCCTCGACAATGCCGTTCAGCTGAGCAGAACGCCGCCCCAGTTTCCGGGCCAGCCGCTGGTCAGCATAAACAGCAGGATCCCCAAGCTGCGCCTGGATAGCATCATGCTCATCCAACAGCCCCTGTACGGACTCAAACATTTTTCAAACCTCTTTCGACTCTTTCAAGTCTAGTAACGCGACAGCGAAGGTGGGCAAACAGCGAAGCCGTCCGGTTTTCTGCCGCCCCGGGAGTGCGATCGATGACTCCCAACCTTCGCATGCTCAGGTCGGGTCCCTCGTCATCTCCCTTGCGGGCCTGCCGGAGCTGGGAGGCCAGCGATCGAAGATCGCAAGCCTCCCAGCGTAGGGGCGGGGGCGGCAAAAACCGAACGGCGAAGGCGGGGGCGGAATCCCGCACGGCTAACCGCGCGAGATTTCCGGCACCCCGCCTTGGACCCAGCTACTTGTCGTTATCGGACTTCGCACCAAGCGTCGTCTTCTGCACCTGCATGAGGAACTCGACGTTGCTCTGGGTCTCCCGGATCTTGTTGGTCAGCAGTTCAAGGCTCTGCTGCGTTTCGAGTCCGGACAGGACCCGGCGCAGCTTCCACATGATCTTGACTTCCTCGGGGGAAAGCAGGTTTTCCTCGCGGCGGGTACCGGACGCGTTGACGTCCACGGCCGGGAAGATGCGCTTGTCCGCGAGCTGGCGGGACAGGCGCAGTTCCATGTTGCCGGTGCCCTTGAACTCTTCGAAGATGACCTCGTC
Encoded here:
- the prfA gene encoding peptide chain release factor 1; the encoded protein is MFESVQGLLDEHDAIQAQLGDPAVYADQRLARKLGRRSAQLNGIVEAYHAWHGIEDDLAAAREMAGEDPEFAAEVPELEAALETAAAKLRRLLIPRDPDDARNVILEVKGGEGGDEAALFAADLLRMYTRYAESRGWKTEMISANESDLGGYKDVQVAIKGSSNDPAEGVYARLKFEGGVHRVQRVPVTESQGRIHTSAAGVLVLPEVDEPEELEINQNDLKIDVYRSSGPGGQSVNTTDSAVRITHLPTGIVVAMQNEKSQLQNREAGMRVLRARILAHQQEQIDAENSAQRKSQIRTMDRSERIRTYNYPENRIADHRTGYKAYNLDQVMNGDLEPVIQSAIELDEQSRLDAIGE